The Brassica oleracea var. oleracea cultivar TO1000 chromosome C7, BOL, whole genome shotgun sequence sequence TAATATATTGTTATAAAATTGAGACGTTACATGATGTTTAATGTTGAAGGCGAGAAAAGCGTTGAGAGCTTTGAAAGGAGTGGTGAAGATACAAGCTTTAGTGAGAGGTTTTTTGGTAAGGAAGCAAGCGGCGGCCACTCTCCGGAGTATGGAGGCTCTTGTTAGAGCTCAGGCCACTGTTAAGTTTCAGAGAGCTCTTCGCCGTATGGGAAACACTGCTCCGGCTAGAAAGTCCACGGTACATACTTTTCCCGGTTTGACCGTGCCATATTTTATGCCTATTAAAGTCGGCTTTGAAGTCGGTTAAGTATCTGGTTTAGAGCTGAATAATTTGATACATCAAGGTAAATGTAGATTTTAATCAAAATTAAAATAGTATCTGGTTTAGAGTCTAAACCATTTTTTTAAAGAACAAAGTCTCTTTAACTGATTAAGAGGCTAATACTTTTTGCATGAACCATGTAAATTTCTTAACTACATGCTTACATAACTTTTTAGCTGTCGCAGAAATAATTCAGTAACCTTTATGTAAGCTTTATCTAAATTTTAAAAGTGTAACAGATTAACACTTTATGCAATGATGAAAACTTTTGAACCAATTTGTAAAAGGATGAAAAAACTTTTTAACTAGTTTGTAAAAAATCTTGGAACATTTTACAGGAAAGATTCTCTGGATCTTTGGACAACCGAAACAACGGCGAAGAGACAGCTAAGATAGTAGAGGTAGACACAGGGATCCGACCCGGACACTATAGAATCCGAGTACCCGTTTTATCAGGTTCAGATTTTTTAGACAACCCGTTTAGACGCACGCTCTCTTCACCGCTCTCTGGCCGTGTCCCACCGCGTTTATTAATGCCTAAACCGGAATGGGAGGACTGCAGCAGTAAATTCCCGACGGCGCAAAGCACACCTCGTTACGCCGGAGGGTCTCCGGCAAGAAACGTGTGCTGCTATGGCGGAGGAGTAGAAGCTGAAGCTGAGGCGGAGGTGGATGCTCACCAGTTGTGCTTCTTGTCGGGAGAGTTTCATTCGAACTTTACGGCAGATACAACTTCTTTTAGGGGGAGAATGAGGTCGCATAGCGCGCCGAGACAGAGGCCGGGGATTAATGCGGCCGGAAGCGAATGGAGGAGGAGTGTTGGTGGAAATGGCGGTGTTCGGGGGCAGAGACCGTCATGTTCTGGTGTCCGAGAGGCCGTGGTCGGGAATATCGAAAGACGTAAGGCTCATTGGTGATTCTTGTTCCAATGATTCCTGTCTTTTTAGTCTTCGTTCATTTTATTTAATATCGTTTTTTTCAGTAGACTATTGAATATTGCCATTTTGTAATATCGACCAAATGAAACCATCGTCGTTCCTTGTTTTGGGGTTATAACTTTTTCTTGCGAGGTTGATTATTTATATTTGCGAATGTAGCATGTATGCAGATCTTAAACTCTTAATTTTCTGTGCCTATCAAAACAAATTTTAATTAGTTTGGTTTATATACTCTTTTTTTTTCAACAATTTTATGTACTCTTAATCTCTTACTTTAGTCAAGGCCGGCTTAGACACTTGATAGATCCTAGGCCAAATTTTAAAATAGACCTTCCACCATATTAAAACATGCTACTTATAAAACTGTTACTACAACTAAAATAATAAACAATAATATATAGGAAAAACATCTCACATAAAATAAAAATTTTGCATCTTATGTTTTATAAATTTAGTCATCAACACCATAAAAATTAGATTTTTTGTTATGCTTTTCTTTTTCTTCCTAGCTTTCTCGCAGTACCAATGATTTCATACTTGCACATGTTTCTTGAATCTGAAAAGCAAAAAAAAAACAGTAGTCATCTAAAACATAAAAAAAGAAAATCATAAGAAACGGTTCTTTCGAGCTTTACTCGATGCAAAATCATGAATGATAGTTTCAAAATCAATGTCTTCTAACATGTTTTTTTTTCAATGCATAAAATAGCTAAACCATTCAATCTTTTTTGAGACAGATGTATGGTCAAAAGAATAGGATAAGCAATTGAAACATTTTGATAACAACCCACACTTTCAACAAACTCAAGAACTTCACTAGGTTCCATTGGCACATGAGGTAACATAGTTTACAAGATTCTCAATTCAGAATAAAAATCATTTAAATCAACATTTGAAGAATTACCAAGAGAAAAAGTTTTGTGAAAGTTAGTACAATGTTCTGGTAGTTCACTTTCACCTAATACCTTTAATATTTTTCAAATCAAATAGGAATCCAAAAACATTTCTAAAATTCACCATTTGATCAAATTTGTTCTTGACTGAATTTATTGTCATGTCCACCACAACTAGAAAATAATTAACTCTAAAATCATCTTCACCAGTTAGTACTTCTTCACCTAACCGAGTTTCATCAAATTGTTTTTTCCTAAAGATATGACGCTTATTTGGTAAAACATGATCAACATCCATATCGTGAGGAATATTTTGAGCTATACTCAAACTAGAGGCAAACCCTTCATGTCTAAACTTCTCCAAGAAAACTACACCTTCTAATTGTTTCAAAGAATTATCAATGCAGACAAATTTAGCTTGTAAGTTTTTATTCACTGAATTAATAGCAAACAAAATTTCATACCAAATGACCATGCCAAGTAAGAATTCAAAATTATCAAATGCCAAGATTAAGCTTTCAACATCACTTTTTGTCATAGCATTATCACATGATTCATATAATTCCAATAAAGCTGACCTTACTTGTGGAGTTTGAAAT is a genomic window containing:
- the LOC106304529 gene encoding uncharacterized protein LOC106304529, encoding MGRATRWFRGLFGIKPSSCSGSGTISNRIDRSSLAGVSLCDSYETIPPNISEREAAWVRSFYKAGEEEIERRAHAVAVAAATAAAADAAVAAAKAAAAVVRLRGQGKSGPLGVGNSRENRAAMQIQCTFRGYLARKALRALKGVVKIQALVRGFLVRKQAAATLRSMEALVRAQATVKFQRALRRMGNTAPARKSTERFSGSLDNRNNGEETAKIVEVDTGIRPGHYRIRVPVLSGSDFLDNPFRRTLSSPLSGRVPPRLLMPKPEWEDCSSKFPTAQSTPRYAGGSPARNVCCYGGGVEAEAEAEVDAHQLCFLSGEFHSNFTADTTSFRGRMRSHSAPRQRPGINAAGSEWRRSVGGNGGVRGQRPSCSGVREAVVGNIERRKAHW